The following are encoded in a window of Methanobrevibacter sp. genomic DNA:
- a CDS encoding UPF0058 family protein: MYKDEMIQLHQFLVYVLKYLAEDDQITNDCSEYITLKISPHHIHKTKAEHKHAIFVLCKIISQLIAEKENESIPENVRNSLADLVARSESEINA; the protein is encoded by the coding sequence ATGTACAAAGACGAAATGATACAATTACATCAATTTTTAGTATATGTTTTAAAATATTTAGCAGAAGATGACCAAATTACCAACGATTGCAGTGAATATATCACTCTTAAAATCAGCCCACACCATATTCATAAGACAAAGGCAGAGCATAAGCATGCTATTTTTGTTTTATGCAAGATTATTTCTCAGTTAATTGCGGAAAAGGAAAATGAATCCATTCCGGAAAATGTTCGCAATTCATTAGCAGATTTGGTAGCTAGATCTGAAAGTGAAATTAATGCATAA
- the comA gene encoding phosphosulfolactate synthase encodes MKSFEFLSKKREEKPRNCGITMVLDKGLGLETAESLMNISGDYVDYLKFGWGTSIVHEQEIIKSKVEMYKSHDITPYTGGTLFELAYKADKLEEFFSEAHELGFPAIEISDGSTEIAHEDKLNCIQLAKENGFEVLSEVGKKNPVLDEELTLDERIEFMQDELDSGSSLVIVEAREGGKNIGIFDKSGNAKEDEIDYILENFDGSKILWEAPNKDQQVFFILKLGNTVNLGNISSDDITSLETLRQGLRGDTLGKI; translated from the coding sequence TTGAAATCCTTTGAATTTTTATCAAAAAAGAGAGAAGAAAAGCCTAGAAATTGTGGAATTACAATGGTTTTGGATAAAGGTTTAGGCCTTGAAACAGCAGAAAGCTTAATGAACATCTCAGGAGACTATGTGGATTATCTAAAATTCGGATGGGGAACATCAATAGTTCATGAACAGGAAATAATCAAATCCAAAGTGGAAATGTACAAATCACATGACATAACTCCTTATACAGGAGGAACACTGTTCGAACTGGCATACAAAGCAGATAAACTCGAGGAATTTTTTTCAGAAGCACATGAACTGGGATTTCCGGCCATTGAAATTTCAGACGGTTCAACCGAAATTGCCCATGAAGACAAATTAAACTGCATTCAGCTGGCAAAGGAAAACGGATTCGAAGTACTGTCTGAAGTAGGTAAAAAGAACCCTGTTCTGGATGAGGAACTCACCTTGGATGAGCGAATTGAATTCATGCAGGATGAACTTGACAGTGGATCATCACTTGTCATTGTAGAGGCAAGGGAAGGTGGAAAAAATATAGGAATATTCGATAAGTCAGGAAATGCAAAAGAAGACGAAATAGATTATATTCTCGAGAATTTTGACGGCAGCAAAATCCTCTGGGAAGCACCAAACAAAGACCAACAGGTCTTTTTCATATTAAAATTAGGAAACACAGTCAATCTGGGTAATATTTCCTCAGATGACATCACATCCCTTGAAACATTAAGACAAGGTTTAAGGGGAGATACATTAGGCAAAATATAA